Within the Mobula birostris isolate sMobBir1 chromosome 31, sMobBir1.hap1, whole genome shotgun sequence genome, the region CCGAACCAGACCCCTCTTGCCCTCGCCCCCGACTCGTCGTGCACCCGCGCCCCATCTTACCCTCTGAGCTGTCCCTCATGGTGGACTCGCGGAGCCGAGAGCAAATGTTGTGGAAGGCGCCGCCCGTGTCCTCAGGGATGCTGATGATGCGCTGGGCCAGTTCACAGCTGCTGGGGGGCAAGGAAGGCGAGGAGGGGGTGGCCCTGGGGCTGTGCGGGCTCTCGTCAGCCTGGGCGTTCCTCACGCTGACGGTGCAGTCCTGGGCCGGGCCTCGCGCCCATTTCTCCTCGTGAAAACAGCGGCCGGCGTTGACGCTGTACAACATCGGCGACGCAGTCCTCTGGCAAGGCCCGCAGAGCGGGGGGAAGAGGCCGCCTTCTGCCCCCTTGCAGCCAGCAGCTGGCATTTCTAGGCAACGGGCACAGGCCTGCTCAGCCGCGCTGCTCCTGTCCTCCGGGGCAGCCGGGCCCCTGTCCTCCAGCGAGGAGCTGCTGCTATAGTTCATGTCCAGGCTGCAGTCTGAGAGCTGATCCCCGGGAGAGGCCCGGGGTCCCGTATCAGGGGAGTGGCAGCCGTATTTTGGCAGGCCGCCACCGCTGTccatttcctcctcctcctcctcctcctcctcctcctgtggCCCTCCCGTCAGCAGGCTCTCGCCGGCGCGGCACGGGCTGCGGCTCCGGTAGACGTACGGGTCATAGTCACTGCTCAGGGAGCTGCGGAAGGTAGAACAGCTACCGTAGACTCCCCGGTTGCTGACCTCCGTGCAGTCCAGCATGGAGTCGCTGGAGGAGCAGTGGCAGGGGCCCGAACTGGCGCTGCTGCTGCAGGAGCTGTCGCTGCCCGGGCAGTCAGCCAGGTAGCCGCTGCAGGCCGACCGGTGGCCGTGGTAACAGCTGAAGCTGGAGCTGCTGCCCCCGTCTAGGTGGGACGACGGAGGGATGTGGACCACGGTGGGGTACAGCATGCTGCCGCCAGCCTGAAAGGCGCGGGAGGGCCCCTTCTGGCTGAGGAGGCCTGGCTGGGGTTCGGCCTGCGGGTAGCTCAGTCCTTGGATGAAGTAGTGCTGATACATGGTCTCGTACTGGGAAAAACAAGGGGCCCTCGAGTAATTCCGCCCGTTCATTCTGGCCCTCCGGAAGGTGTGGGCCTGAGGGAACGCGCGATGCTCCATGTTGCAATGGTGGGCGCCCAAGCCGTGGTCCAGGCGGACGGGCGGGTAGCTCCGTACGTACGCCCCTGACTGCGCTGGGTACAGCCCCTGGTCACCGTGCTGCTCCACCGTGAGCACCGTGACGGGATTTCCACGTGTGTCCATGCTAGTCCTGGTGGGATAGGTGGTCAGCTGGCTTGTCCTGTGCACACGCCCAGGGTAATGGACAGGGAGCACCACTCGCTGCCTGCTGCGCCCTTGACCCTCGGCCTCGACACACACAGAGCCACTGCTTTCTTTTTTCCTTTCTGTAAAGAGAAAGAAACGTTAGGTGGGGTTTTATTTGGCAGACCTCAGCCTGGGTGAAACCTTTACGATGTGCAATCACTGTAATCTTCAGCAAGTTAACAACTCCCTCTGCATAGCTGCACCGTCCATTTGTTCAAAGGCCACAGATACCTTTGCCTCCTGCTACTCGGAGTTTGTGTCCATTCACCTTTTGGAACCTCTGTGCTGCAGACCAGACCAGCATCTATTGCCCGTCCGTAAACGGCCTGTACAAGGCAGTGGAGACTCGCCATCTGGTTtcgaggggccactgcacagtatcggaaaaagctgcagggagGGTTGCAAGCTCAACCAGCTCCACCGtgggctctagcctccccagcactgaggacatcttcaaaaggcagtaactcaaaaaggtggcatccatcattaaggacccccatcacccaggacctgccctcttcttaCTACTACCACCAGAGTAGAGGTTcaggagactgaaggcacactcaatgttttagcaacagatttttctgctctgccatcaaatttctgaagagtccatgaacactacctcactatgtcTACATATTTCATATTGCAATTTTTAGTCTATTTTATTACTGCATTGTACTGGGGCcataaagcaacacatttcacgacatgcgtcagtgataataaagctaattctgattctgattcagtatcGTCGACTTCCAGAACAGCAACTgcacaggaacagtttcttcagcCCATGAGGCTGTGCTGAATTAATGAGTGCAATAAATAAACCCCTATCTAAACAAATCCATTTTGTGTACACACTATCCATATCCTTCTGTTCTCCGCACAataatgtgcctatctaagagcctcttaaatgcctttaCGTTTTCCTTCACTACCATCTCTGGCAGGGACGCACTACTAcccatgtttttaaaaaaaacatctgtCCCACCCATCtgctctgtctgtgtctctcatcaacgtataaactccttatcaGGTTTCCCCTCAGCACCTGCTGTTCCtgagaaaataatccaagtttgtccaatctctctttacacctcaaggcctctaatccaggcagcgtcctggtaaacccCTACTGCACCCTTCCAAAACTTCTATATTCTTTCAGCGAGGGGTCAACCAGATTTTAATTAAATCAGTTTTTTTTGACTAAACAGaggtttataaagctgcaacataacttcccaacttttgaactcagtgtctGAACAAATAAAGGCAATACCCCATATGCCTTCTTTGCCAGCCGATCAACTCATGCAGATATTTTTAGGGAACTTTGGACTTGCACTCCAAGATTTCTCTGCACATCAatactgttaagaatcctgccattaccAATGTAATGTAATGTCCCTTTAAATTTTATcgcccaaagtgcaaaacctcatgCCAGAATAAACTCCCATTTGCCACATCTCCACTCATATCAGCAACTGATCTCTATCCCGTTGTATCCTTTGGCAACCATCTACACTGGCCATAATTACAGCAATCCTTGTGTTCTGGTGAAGATGCTCCCACAGTGCTGTTGGCCACAGCACTGTGATTTCTACAAAGCAATGACAAAGGAACAGTCATGTTAGGATGCTGAGAAGCTTGCAGAGGACCATGAAGGA harbors:
- the znrf3 gene encoding E3 ubiquitin-protein ligase znrf3 isoform X2, giving the protein MMLREAKLVFVLLVVAVASLVSVCAKETAFVEVVLFESSPNGEYTTFTTDLQGRFSRAGATISAEGEIVQMHPLGLCNNNDEEDLYEYGWVGVVKLEQPELDPKPCLTVLGKAKRAVQRGATAVIFDVSENPDAIDQLNQGSEDPLKRPVVYVKGVDAARLMNIVNKQKVARARIQHRPPRPTEYFDMGIFLAFFVVVSLVCLVLLIKIKLKQRRSQSSMNRMALQALEKMETRKFKSKSKVSREGNCGASDTLSSSSTSDCAICLEKYVDGEELRVIPCTHRFHKKCVDPWLLQHHTCPHCRHNIIERKKESSGSVCVEAEGQGRSRQRVVLPVHYPGRVHRTSQLTTYPTRTSMDTRGNPVTVLTVEQHGDQGLYPAQSGAYVRSYPPVRLDHGLGAHHCNMEHRAFPQAHTFRRARMNGRNYSRAPCFSQYETMYQHYFIQGLSYPQAEPQPGLLSQKGPSRAFQAGGSMLYPTVVHIPPSSHLDGGSSSSFSCYHGHRSACSGYLADCPGSDSSCSSSASSGPCHCSSSDSMLDCTEVSNRGVYGSCSTFRSSLSSDYDPYVYRSRSPCRAGESLLTGGPQEEEEEEEEEEMDSGGGLPKYGCHSPDTGPRASPGDQLSDCSLDMNYSSSSSLEDRGPAAPEDRSSAAEQACARCLEMPAAGCKGAEGGLFPPLCGPCQRTASPMLYSVNAGRCFHEEKWARGPAQDCTVSVRNAQADESPHSPRATPSSPSLPPSSCELAQRIISIPEDTGGAFHNICSRLRESTMRDSSEGSGPSLLEKEFVTEQNI
- the znrf3 gene encoding E3 ubiquitin-protein ligase znrf3 isoform X1 is translated as MMLREAKLVFVLLVVAVASLVSVCAKETAFVEVVLFESSPNGEYTTFTTDLQGRFSRAGATISAEGEIVQMHPLGLCNNNDEEDLYEYGWVGVVKLEQPELDPKPCLTVLGKAKRAVQRGATAVIFDVSENPDAIDQLNQGSEDPLKRPVVYVKGVDAARLMNIVNKQKVARARIQHRPPRQPTEYFDMGIFLAFFVVVSLVCLVLLIKIKLKQRRSQSSMNRMALQALEKMETRKFKSKSKVSREGNCGASDTLSSSSTSDCAICLEKYVDGEELRVIPCTHRFHKKCVDPWLLQHHTCPHCRHNIIERKKESSGSVCVEAEGQGRSRQRVVLPVHYPGRVHRTSQLTTYPTRTSMDTRGNPVTVLTVEQHGDQGLYPAQSGAYVRSYPPVRLDHGLGAHHCNMEHRAFPQAHTFRRARMNGRNYSRAPCFSQYETMYQHYFIQGLSYPQAEPQPGLLSQKGPSRAFQAGGSMLYPTVVHIPPSSHLDGGSSSSFSCYHGHRSACSGYLADCPGSDSSCSSSASSGPCHCSSSDSMLDCTEVSNRGVYGSCSTFRSSLSSDYDPYVYRSRSPCRAGESLLTGGPQEEEEEEEEEEMDSGGGLPKYGCHSPDTGPRASPGDQLSDCSLDMNYSSSSSLEDRGPAAPEDRSSAAEQACARCLEMPAAGCKGAEGGLFPPLCGPCQRTASPMLYSVNAGRCFHEEKWARGPAQDCTVSVRNAQADESPHSPRATPSSPSLPPSSCELAQRIISIPEDTGGAFHNICSRLRESTMRDSSEGSGPSLLEKEFVTEQNI